A single window of Anomaloglossus baeobatrachus isolate aAnoBae1 chromosome 9, aAnoBae1.hap1, whole genome shotgun sequence DNA harbors:
- the LOC142251840 gene encoding ras-related protein Rab-38-like has protein sequence MSSPKREFLFKVLVVGDLGVGKTSIIQRYVHNIYSHCYRATIGVDFALKILSWEKDAVVRLQLWDIAGQERFGHMTRLYYREAAGAFVVCDLGRAVTLQSVQRWKDDLDSKIMLKNGKPIPMILIGNKSDLLPHGIRIQNVEDLGSELEFTDCYMTSAKDNVNIDQAMSCLMKEMIANKEDSEPTVDPNVIKSSHLNFRYTKDCTRCCRL, from the exons ATGAGCTCCCCCAAGAGAGAGTTCCTCTTTAAAGTGCTAGTAGTTGGTGACCTGGGAGTTGGCAAAACTTCAATCATCCAGAGATACGTGCACAACATCTACTCTCACTGCTACAGAGCCACCATTGGGGTGGATTTTGCTCTTAAGATCTTGAGCTGGGAGAAGGACGCTGTGGTGAGGCTTCAGCTCTGGGACATTGCTG GTCAGGAGAGGTTTGGTCACATGACTCGTCTATATTACCGTGAAGCAGCCGGTGCATTTGTAGTTTGTGACTTGGGCCGCGCTGTCACTCTACAATCCGTTCAGCGCTGGAAAGATGACCTGGACTCAAAGATTATGCTAAAAAATGGAAAGCCAATTCCAATGATTCTGATTGGCAACAAAAGTGATCTGCTTCCCCATGGAATAAGAATCCAAAATGTAGAGGACTTGGGAAGTGAGCTGGAATTTACAGATTGTTATATGACTTCTGCTAAG GACAATGTGAATATCGATCAAGCAATGTCATGTTTAATGAAAGAAATGATTGCAAATAAAGAGGACAGTGAACCAACAGTGGATCCAAATGTGATTAAATCGTCTCACCTGAATTTTCGTTACACAAAAGACTGTACACGATGTTGTCGCCTCTGA